AGGAAGAGGAGCAGTCCAACCAGATCTTCCAGCCGGGCAACAACCAGCAACAAACCAATCAATTCAACAAGGAAGGCGGCTCGAACTGGTATTTCTACAATCAGCAAGCGACCGCGTTCGGCTTTAACGAGTTCACCCGCCGCTGGGGAAACCGTAAGCTCGAAGACAACTGGAGGCGTAGTTCCCGCGAGCAGGTGTTCCAGGCTACGGAAGAAAAAGAAGACACCCTGGTTACGGAAGCCAAGGAGATCGCGGATCCGAAAGCCGCTGCCGAAGCCAAGAAGAAGGCGATGCTCGACGCGATCCCCGCCACGCCGGAGGCGATCGAGAAGTCGACCAACAAGATCATCGACGCCTATTACAACGCGGCCATGATCTACCGTGAACAACTGAAGGACAATTCGTCTGCGGCGGAGATGTTCGAGGAGTTGTTGCGCCGCTTCCCGGAGAACAAGTTCAAGCTGCAGTCGATGTACCAGTTGTACCGGCTGTACGCGCAACTGGGCAACCCGACGAAGTCGGAGTATTACAAGAACATCATCCTCAACCAGTATGGAGATACCGAGTACGCGGAGATCATCCGGAATCCGAACTACGGACAGGATATGGCCACCCGTAAGAGCCAGTTGGAATTGTTCTACGAGGAGACGTACCGCAAATACCTGAACGGCGAATACACGGCCGTGATACAACGTCGTTCACAGGCCGAGACCATGTTTCCGCAAAACGCGTTCATGCCGAAGTTCGACCTGCTCAAGGCGATGAGCATCGGCAAGACGCAGACGCGCAATAACTTCGAAGCGTCTTTGCAGGATGTTGTGCGTACCTGGGCGGATGATCCGGTGCGGGAAGCGGCGCAGGATATGCTCGACTACCTTCAACAGCAGGGTGGGGGCGCGGCACCAGCCGTAGATACCGCGCGTTCAACCCCCGTGGAGCAACCGGCTGCCACGGCACGCAACTACAGTTATTTCCCTGATACGACGCACTACGTGATCGTGGTCTTCCAGGCGATCGGCGGAGCACTCGATGCGAACCGGTTCAAGACCAAGCTGTCGAACTTCAACACCGCGAATTTCGGCTCAAAGGGGTTGCAGACGCAGGACCTCATGCTCGACCATCGCATGAAACTTGTCGTGATCAAGAATTTCGCGAACAAAGCCGAAGCGATGGCCTACTTCAGCGCACTGTACGACAACGACGAGGTGTACGGTGTAGTCGATGTCAGCGGTTACCAGCAATACGCGGTATCCATCAACAACTTCCCCGAGATCATCCGGCAGAAAAAGCTGGATGAGTACGAGGACTTCTTCCGGTCGTTTTACCGGTGAAGAGTAGAAAGTTTCGAGTTTCCGGTTTCGGGTTTCCGGTTGGTTTAATGGTTGATGATTGAAAGTTGAAAGCTGATAGAATCACGTTTCAGATACCCATTCAACGCGAAACGCGAAACCCGAAACTCGAAACCGCGAACTTATTCACCCTTGCGCCGCATTGCCGGTCGTCCTATATTTGCTGCGGTTTTCGTGAAAATCGCGGAAAATGAGCAACTTATAAGAGAAAGGAGTCCCCATGTTCAAACAGAACAAAGCGGCCGGCAGCCCCGGCAAATCGAACGATCCGAATACCGCGTCCATCAACCTGATCGGGGCGGGAACGGTCATCGATGGGGACATTCGTTCCAATGGTGACATCCGGATCGACGGTACCGTCAACGGACAGGTGATCTCCAAGGCCAAGGTGGTCGTGGGTTCTACCGGCCTGGTGGAAGGCGATGTCATGTGTCAGAATGCCGACGTTTCCGGGACGATCAAGGGCAAGACGACGGTTTCAGAATTGTTGTTCCTCAAGTCGACCGCCAAGGTGATCGGCGATATCGTCACCGGCAAGTTGGTGGTGGAGGTCGGCGCTACCTTTACGGGCTCCTGCAACATGGGTCCGGTGATCAAAGACATCAAGGATGGCGACCAACCAACCCTCTCCAAAGAAAAATCCGCTATCTGATAATCGCGCGCTGATGCGCTACGCGACCATGGGCACCCAGATGCTCGTGATCATGGGCGCCATGACGTTCGGCGGTTACTGGCTCGACAAACACTTCGGGCTGCAATTCCCCATCTTCACGGTTGTGCTCAGCCTCTTCGGCATCGCGGCGGCGTTCTATTTGAGTTTGAAGGATTTGTTGAAGAAGTGAACAGTGAGTAGTGAACAGTGAACAGTGAATAGCGAATAGTTTTTTAGGGATGATAAGCAATACCATAGAATTTGAATTCACTGATATTTATTTCAGTTTTTTCAGTTACTAATTACTAATTACTAATTACTAATTACCAATTACCAATTACCAATTACCAATTACCAATTTCACTCCCACCCACTCCAACTTCCCGACCGCTATGTTCCGCTACCTGGTCACGCTCGTCATCTTTACCCTGGTTCTTGCCGGTGTTTTGTATGGTGTACAATCTTCGCGGCCGGAATGGGTAGGGGAGTCGTCGTGGTGGATGCTGGGATATTTTTTTCTACTGACGGCGGCGTTTCATTGGGGCCTGGTTGCCGCTTCGAAAGGCAATCCGCAGGCGTTCATTCGGTATTACATGGGCGCGACGAGCTTCAAGTTGCTCATTCACCTCGGCGTGCTGGTCCTTTACGCGTTCTTCTACGGCGAACACGTAGTGCGTTTCATCGTGACGTTTCTTTTCGGATATGTATTGTTCACCGGACTCGAGGTGTTTCTTTCGTGGAACAGGTTCCGGCGAGCCGGATGATTCTTTGTACTTCGAATTGATAGCACGCGGATCCCGCGGATGATGCGGATTCACGCAGATTATTCCCGCTTTTATTGGATGCCACCAAAGCCAATTTGAGGTTACTTCACCTTATGTTGTATCCGGAGATCACCGACGAGATTATCAGATCGTTTTATAATGTTTATAAGATTCTGGGCTATGGATTCCTTAGAAGGTATGAGCCATTTGACTTTTGAGAGAAAGGAACGGCCCATGCACTTTGATGGGCATAGGGTTGGGAAATACTTTGCAGACTTATTAGTTGACCGAAGAGTGATCGTTGAAATTAAAGCTGTTGAATACCTTATTCCAGAGCATGAACTGCAATTGATTAATTATTTGAAGGCGACAGATATTGAGGTAGGACTTCTTCTAAACTTTGGACCTAAACCACAATTTACTCGAAAGGTATTTTCAAATTCCCGAAAAAGATCCGCGTAATTCCGCATCATCCGCGGGATCCGCGTGCGATCCATTCTTGACCAGAGGCTTTGACACCAGCAGTTAGAGTATTAACTTGCCAAGGATGTTCAGGCTATTCTGGAAAATATGGCTCAGGGTGTTTGGGTGGAAGTTCGTGGGGACGTTTCCGCAGGAGTTGAAGAAGTGCGTGATCGCCGTGGCGCCGCATACGAGCAACTGGGACGTCGTTGTCGGCATGGCAACCCGATCGGTGATGCCCATACGCGGCGCGAAGTTTCTCGGTAAGCAGGAGCTCTTCCGCGGCATCCTCGGACCCTTCATGCGCTGGATCGGCGGAGTGCCCGTCGACCGTTCGAAGAAATCCAATACCGTCGAACAGGTAGCCGAAGCCTGCCGAAAGAGCGAGCGGTTCATCCTCGCCATCGCCCCGGAAGGAACCCGAAAGCGTGTCGACTCGCTCAAGACCGGCTTCTGGCACATGGCCAAGGCCGCGGGAATCCCGATCGTGCTGGCCGGCCTCGACTATAAGCACAAAGCCGTCGTTTTTTCCGAACCATTCCACCCGCAGAACGAAGCGGAAGATTTCAAACGCATCTACGCCTTCTTCTCCGGTATCGAAGGCAGGCATCCCGAACTTGGGCTTGGACACCTGGCTGGATAGATAGCCGCGCGAGCTACCCATTCGTCATCTCGCTAACCTACTTTACCGCTTCGGCCGAACTGAAAATAAGCAAAGAGGCTGTTCGGGTTCTCCGGACAGCCTCTCCAATATTTTGTTGCCAACGTTCTTATTCGATCACCATCCGAAGATGCTGCCGGCGCCCAGCCTGTTCGGTCGTGATAACGAAAATACCAGGTGCTAAGCGGGATTCGTCGACGTAATATGAATCGCCCTGCACGCGATAGCTGGCTACTGTCTGGCCCAATGCATTGGTCACACGCACGATCGCTTCGGCGCCTCCATTAGTCATTGCAATGCGGAACATGCCACGGTTCGGATTAGGCAAGATGCGAAAGAGTACTTCCGACTCGGTAATGGTACCGATACCGGCACAAAGCTCCACATGCATCGTGTCGCTTGCGTTCGCGGTACAGTTGTTGGCATCCGTATAGCTGTACAGGACAGGGTAATCACCAGCGCCGATGGATGGGTCGAAACTGTTGCCCGAAACACCCATGCCTGAGAAGCTGCCACCGGTGGGTGTGTTGCCGTCGAGAAGGAGAGGCGGATCCGTTGTGCAGAGTGAATCGGTTGAGAGGCTCAAGGTAACCACCGGTAACGGCGGATCATTCAGTGTCAGCACCCCGGTAGTTTCCGAGCAACCATTGGCATCCGTGACCGTGACGGAGTAAGATCCGGCGCCGACATTGTTGAGATCGGCGGAAGTTTCACCGCTGTTCCATTGATAGTCATAGGAACTGGTACCGCCACTCACCGTGCTGCTGATAT
This genomic stretch from Bacteroidota bacterium harbors:
- a CDS encoding AtpZ/AtpI family protein yields the protein MRYATMGTQMLVIMGAMTFGGYWLDKHFGLQFPIFTVVLSLFGIAAAFYLSLKDLLKK
- a CDS encoding 1-acyl-sn-glycerol-3-phosphate acyltransferase; its protein translation is MFRLFWKIWLRVFGWKFVGTFPQELKKCVIAVAPHTSNWDVVVGMATRSVMPIRGAKFLGKQELFRGILGPFMRWIGGVPVDRSKKSNTVEQVAEACRKSERFILAIAPEGTRKRVDSLKTGFWHMAKAAGIPIVLAGLDYKHKAVVFSEPFHPQNEAEDFKRIYAFFSGIEGRHPELGLGHLAG
- a CDS encoding polymer-forming cytoskeletal protein yields the protein MFKQNKAAGSPGKSNDPNTASINLIGAGTVIDGDIRSNGDIRIDGTVNGQVISKAKVVVGSTGLVEGDVMCQNADVSGTIKGKTTVSELLFLKSTAKVIGDIVTGKLVVEVGATFTGSCNMGPVIKDIKDGDQPTLSKEKSAI